A genomic segment from Drosophila willistoni isolate 14030-0811.24 chromosome 2L unlocalized genomic scaffold, UCI_dwil_1.1 Seg72.1, whole genome shotgun sequence encodes:
- the LOC6646253 gene encoding guanine nucleotide-binding protein subunit beta-like protein 1 has product MAVLPPDPVFSLRCPEMGAVNSLCFHDNERLLAGTIKGSVFLWDLQTNRSALHFEVGSDPITSLHHTPDRLVTQEKGGAVTMFSISNSSYVKERSIPGNHLGYCRTALHTNSNNTNEQLLFYPCEESTIGVLHVTDPAAPTQMLVPDDPQLPKLGSVTCFKPFECASQLFLLAGYESGHFLTWDLSSGVMVDIVELAPDPMTVDYDSLTNRGIVGGASDKLTTFSYQRQSMQLQRGTELCIKNAGVNCVRIRSDQKVFASGGWDGRIRIFSWKSMRPLAVLTQHKQGGVMDLVYSSQSVAMWRAPIMAAAGMDAQISLWDLYN; this is encoded by the exons ATGGCGGTGCTACCACCAGATCCAGTGTTCAGTCTTCGATGTCCAGAGATGGGAGCTGTCAATTCCTTATGTTTCCATGACAATGAGCGGCTTTTGGCTGGAACAATTAAGGGCAGTGTATTCCTTTGGGATTTGCAG ACCAATCGCTCAGCTCTGCATTTCGAAGTTGGTAGTGATCCCATAACCAGTCTACATCACACGCCAGATCGTCTGGTTACTCAAGAGAAGGGAGGAGCTGTTACCATGTTCTCTATAAGCAATAGTAGCTATGTGAAGGAGCGCAGTATTCCTGGAAATCATTTGGGCTACTGCCGCACGGCTCTGCACACTAATTCCAATAATACTAATGAGCAGTTGCTCTTTTACCCCTGCGAAGAGTCTACCATTGGCGTGTTGCATGTGACGGATCCGGCAGCGCCCACACAAATGCTAGTGCCCGATGATCCGCAATTGCCCAAATTGGGCAGTGTCACCTGTTTCAAGCCCTTTGAGTGTGCCTCTCAGTTGTTCCTGTTGGCTGGCTATGAGTCTGGACATTTTCTCACCTGGGATCTAAGCTCTGGCGTTATGGTGGACATTGTTGAGCTAGCCCCCGATCCAATGACAGTGGACTATGATTCCTTAACCAATCGTGGAATAGTGGGTGGGGCTT CGGATAAACTAACTACATTTAGTTACCAACGACAATCCATGCAATTGCAACGCGGCACCGAACTGTGCATCAAGAATGCTGGAGTCAATTGTGTTCGCATACGTTCGGATCAGAAAGTATTTGCCAGCGGTGGCTGGGATGGACGCATTCGCATCTTCTCCTGGAAGAGCATGCGTCCATTGGCTGTGCTAACACAGCATAAGCAAGGAGGCGTCATGGATTTGGTCTATTCCAGCCAATCGGTGGCCATGTGGCGAGCACCCATTATGGCAGCTGCTGGCATGGATGCCCAGATCTCACTCTGGGATCTATACAACTGA
- the LOC6646252 gene encoding sine oculis-binding protein homolog, translating to MSAKTSPSSLRDAASVGPTVQIKKELPSDEIKEFAHNTMNELLGWYGYDVDRLDLTAKTSRLLQSAAAAAVATQQQQHHQQQQQQQQQQQQQLERKRHSFLRSGRSLSYRNNNYNKNNNASSSTNNNNNISGNGNGNGHEQIGIGRISKSGLNCNSTTTTPSDHDTRSSREDDSKSPNSIGKPATTSAMGTSQMEEKIDFNNCCWCHRPIAENAPDYLTSTDGPRYCSESCFTQSRRATFKKAKTCDWCKHVRHAVSYVDFQDGASQLQFCSEKCLNQYKMQIFCNETQAHLDMNPHLRDQGLDAGNEAALITPDLWLRNCRSRSASPASTVSVSPGPIKRNSPCATPPSNPTKPLISVAPVSKLLALRSPQAAQASQPPPPPQTSLHQQRQQHQNLTSKSGRRKRLHRGGLSAGSETVASLLQKQQQHHQPSPISADFAGSSVPLPPLSPMPMPEQSAPPPPAAAPPTPTQSLGRGCATAIPPSYFATPPNGMLGHPFGVRPPHHFLPPPPGMLPRGFIPPFGPPPPFATPQMPEFGLLGTAPPVTVMVPYPIIIPLPIPIPVPLPIVDFYKAHLTPEERKRFDEERSQKEPLDCSKTRTDQEEQEQEQQQPETETERPEHEVADEEEEDELEKPIPKTSPSIAASPSPTPSSPVPSSIDSTSPETHCIVQATSQSETEAETSTATAAQKLPKLKITRLQTKRTLIQTKESSSNPPATKTAEPTTTTATAAASAAECTAECSRPLRKRKRIIDCDFQKMALTREIDSMDHHSNSGHSKDEDEACNIINNNNNNAKIKK from the exons GAATTTGCTCACAATACCATGAATGAGCTATTGGGCTGGTATGGTTATGATGTCGATCGTTTGGATTTGACAGCGAAAACATCACGTCTGTTGCAGagtgcagctgctgctgcggtgGCCacgcaacagcaacaacatcaccagcaacaacaacaacaacagcaacagcagcagcaacaacttgAAAGGAAGCGACATAGTTTCCTACGCAGTGGTCGATCTTTGTCCTATCgtaataacaattacaataaGAATAACAATGCCAGCAGCagtaccaacaacaacaataatatttctggcaatggcaatggcaatggacATGAACAAATTGGTATTGGTCGCATTAGTAAATCTGGCCTAAATTGCAatagcacaacaacaacaccctCAGATCATGATACGCGCAGCTCACGCGAAGATGATTCCAAGAGTCCGAACTCAATTGGTAAACCGGCCACAACATCAGCAATGGGCACATCTCAAATGGAGGAGAAAATAG ACTTCAACAACTGTTGCTGGTGTCATCGTCCGATTGCAGAAAATGCACCCGACTATTTGACCAGCACGGATGGGCCACGTTATTGTTCGGAATCCTGCTTCACCCAGAGTCGTCGGGCCACCTTCAAGAAGGCCAAAACCTGCGATTGGTGCAAACATGTCCGGCATGCCGTCAGCTATGTGGATTTCCAGGATGGCGCCTCCCAGTTGCAATTCTGTTCGGAGAAATGTCTCAATCAAtataaaatgcaaatattcTGTAATGAGACGCAGGCCCATTTGGATATGAATCCACATTTGAGGGATCAGGGCTTGGATGCTGGCAATGAGGCGGCTCTCATAACACCGGATTTGTGGTTACGCAATTGTCGCAGCAGGTCTGCATCGCCGGCATCCACGGTTTCGGTATCGCCGGGCCCAATTAAACGGAATTCACCCTGCGCCACACCGCCAAGTAATCCAACTAAACCGCTGATCTCAGTGGCGCCCGTGTCCAAGCTTTTGGCCCTAAGGAGTCCCCAGGCTGCACAGGCATCACAGCCACCGCCTCCGCCTCAGACGTCTTTGCATcagcagcggcaacaacatcaaaatttAACAAGTAAATCAGGTCGACGGAAGCGATTGCATCGTGGTGGCCTATCCGCCGGCTCGGAGACGGTGGCCAGTCTTCTgcagaaacagcaacaacaccatCAGCCGTCGCCAATCAGTGCCGATTTCGCGGGATCCAGTGTGCCATTGCCACCACTTTCGCCCATGCCAATGCCGGAACAGTCTGCCCCGCCGCCGCCAGCTGCAGCACCACCAACGCCCACACAATCCTTGGGAAGGGGATGCGCCACCGCCATACCGCCCAGCTACTTTGCCACGCCCCCGAATGGAATGCTCGGGCATCCGTTTGGTGTTCGGCCACCGCATCATTTTTTGCCACCGCCTCCGGGAATGCTGCCACGTGGATTTATTCCACCTTTTGGTCCTCCGCCGCCGTTTGCCACCCCGCAAATGCCCGAATTCGGTCTATTGGGCACTGCTCCTCCAGTAACTGTAATGGTGCCATATCCTATAATTATTCCTCTGCCGATTCCCATACCCGTGCCTCTGCCCATTGTGGATTTCTATAAGGCCCACCTGACGCCCGAGGAGCGTAAGCGTTTCGATGAGGAGAGGTCACAAAAGGAGCCACTCGATTGCAGCAAGACACGAACCGATCAGGAAgaacaggagcaggagcagcagcagccggaAACGGAGACTGAACGGCCAGAGCATGAAGTAGCtgacgaagaagaagaagatgagTTGGAGAAACCAATACCAAAGACAAGTCCATCTATAGCTGCTTCACCATCGCCAACACCCTCATCGCCAGTTCCATCATCCATCGATTCCACATCGCCGGAAACGCACTGTATTGTCCAGGCAACATCTCAGTCGGAAACGGAAGCTGAAACATCCACCGCCACAGCAGCCCAAAAACTGCCCAAATTAAAGATCACACGACTACAAACCAAACGCACTCTAATCCAAACCAAAGAATCATCATCCAATCCACCAGCAACAAAAACTGCagagccaacaacaacaactgcaacagcagctgcaTCCGCCGCAGAGTGCACGGCGGAATGTAGTCGTCCATTGCGTAAACGGAAACGTATTATTGATTGTGATTTCCAGAAAATGGCGCTAACACGTGAAATCGATTCAATGGATCATCATAGCAATAGTGGCCACAGCAAGGACGAGGATGAAGCGTGCAATataattaacaacaacaacaacaatgctaaaattaaaaagtaa